From Spartinivicinus ruber, the proteins below share one genomic window:
- the iolG gene encoding inositol 2-dehydrogenase produces the protein MINLCLFGAGRIGAIHAANVSQHPDVQIKFVVDVNQTAAEQFAKQYGATVTDANTALADTTVTGVIIASSTDTHADLMIRSARAGKTIFCEKPIDLNIERVKECLKVIDDFQVACALGFNRRFDPQFNQLHYQLQQGKIGELQMVSITSRDPSPPPAHILPATGGLFRDMMIHDLDMARWLLDEEPVEVFASASCLIDPAIGELGDVDTAMVVLKTASGKLCQISNSRQAVYGYDQRIEVFGSKGMLQANNNTATNLSFSGEQGVITEKPLHFFLERYADAYKAELDNFIETIRGTTNPLANQQDGLKALMLADAALESATTGKRITIN, from the coding sequence ATGATTAACTTATGTTTATTTGGGGCTGGCAGAATTGGTGCCATCCATGCGGCAAATGTATCGCAGCACCCTGATGTGCAAATTAAATTTGTTGTGGACGTTAACCAAACGGCAGCAGAACAATTTGCAAAACAATATGGTGCTACTGTTACAGATGCTAATACAGCCTTAGCTGATACGACAGTTACAGGGGTGATTATTGCCAGCTCAACTGATACTCATGCTGATTTAATGATTCGCTCAGCACGTGCAGGTAAAACTATATTTTGTGAAAAACCCATTGACTTAAATATCGAACGGGTTAAAGAATGCCTGAAAGTCATTGATGATTTCCAAGTAGCCTGTGCTTTAGGATTTAACCGACGCTTTGATCCACAGTTCAATCAACTCCATTACCAATTACAACAAGGTAAAATTGGTGAACTACAAATGGTATCTATCACCAGTCGTGATCCTTCTCCCCCCCCTGCTCATATTTTACCAGCAACTGGCGGTTTATTTCGCGACATGATGATTCACGATTTGGATATGGCCCGTTGGCTGTTAGATGAAGAGCCTGTAGAAGTGTTTGCCAGCGCCAGTTGTTTAATTGACCCAGCAATTGGTGAATTAGGTGATGTTGATACCGCCATGGTAGTTTTAAAAACTGCCTCTGGAAAACTTTGTCAAATCAGTAATAGCCGTCAAGCAGTGTATGGTTATGATCAACGTATCGAAGTATTTGGCAGTAAAGGTATGTTGCAAGCCAATAATAATACCGCTACTAATTTATCCTTTAGTGGTGAACAAGGTGTTATTACAGAAAAACCCCTGCATTTTTTCTTAGAACGATATGCCGATGCCTATAAAGCAGAATTGGATAACTTTATTGAAACTATCCGTGGCACTACTAATCCCCTAGCTAATCAGCAAGATGGTTTAAAAGCACTCATGTTAGCGGATGCTGCGTTGGAGTCAGCAACAACAGGGAAGCGGATCACTATAAATTAA
- a CDS encoding GNAT family N-acetyltransferase — MAFEIKNKQWFESHINPREPGFYSNFGIQKHIKDLLNEYSIQRSLPMLIINEEEEIVGRVNLTKIDSDKKNAYLGYRVGEKFTRCGAAKFAVGQIIYHAIQMNIKTLIALVSTENKASLKVLGYHCFKEIKIHKDYAEVNDVSIDCIEYQYKIS; from the coding sequence TTGGCTTTTGAAATTAAAAATAAACAATGGTTTGAGTCTCATATCAACCCCAGAGAACCCGGCTTTTATTCTAACTTTGGTATTCAAAAACACATTAAAGACCTTCTTAATGAATACAGTATACAACGTTCGTTACCCATGCTGATCATTAATGAAGAAGAAGAGATTGTTGGGCGTGTTAATTTAACCAAGATTGACAGCGACAAAAAAAACGCATATTTAGGCTATCGTGTTGGGGAAAAATTTACCCGTTGTGGAGCCGCTAAATTTGCTGTTGGACAAATCATTTATCATGCTATTCAAATGAATATAAAAACATTAATTGCATTAGTATCTACAGAGAATAAAGCATCCCTGAAAGTATTAGGGTATCATTGCTTTAAGGAGATAAAAATTCACAAGGATTATGCGGAGGTGAATGATGTTAGTATAGATTGTATTGAATATCAATATAAAATTTCTTGA
- a CDS encoding zinc metalloprotease yields MKNIKYIKILTLNGVPINMHWSLCITLLVILAAGISDFSVILGGFSFWGIMLLHELGHMYFASRLNLQTIKIDLHLLHGICEYEIGTEFESCIVSWGGVVAQSLVFIPCIILYSLFGEQLEWYCNTPLIILGYLNAMIAILNLSPSKWLDGGSCWRLFPLLVQKFKIYRDVRKTIEAQVLSPEKIVKNAINKAQIK; encoded by the coding sequence ATGAAAAATATTAAGTATATAAAAATATTAACATTAAATGGTGTGCCAATAAACATGCATTGGTCCCTTTGTATTACTTTGCTTGTAATATTGGCTGCTGGTATTTCTGATTTTTCGGTTATTTTGGGTGGTTTTTCATTTTGGGGTATTATGCTGCTACATGAACTTGGGCACATGTATTTTGCATCAAGGCTTAACTTACAGACTATAAAAATAGACTTGCACTTACTGCATGGAATTTGTGAGTATGAGATTGGTACAGAATTTGAGTCATGTATTGTTTCATGGGGTGGAGTTGTAGCTCAGTCATTAGTATTTATTCCTTGTATTATACTGTATAGTTTGTTTGGTGAACAGTTAGAATGGTATTGTAATACCCCTTTAATTATCCTAGGGTATTTGAATGCAATGATTGCAATACTAAATTTGTCTCCTAGTAAGTGGTTAGATGGTGGCTCATGCTGGCGATTGTTTCCCTTGTTAGTACAAAAATTTAAAATTTATAGAGATGTAAGAAAGACCATAGAGGCTCAAGTTTTGTCTCCAGAAAAAATTGTCAAGAATGCAATAAACAAAGCACAGATAAAGTAA
- a CDS encoding MurR/RpiR family transcriptional regulator, whose amino-acid sequence MMITPPESLAELESAITTKHISLSKRLQQVAQFVIDHPKNIAFGTVAAIAQEANVPPSTLVRFANAFGFQGFSDMQRLFRAKLVEDTPSYNARIRLAKEQLNQSSPTSPIQLLNEFASANMIAMDQLKAEADADKLDLAVNILEKANIIHIVGFRRSFVVASYFAYALRHVEKSAFLVDGVGGMFREQASVIQPQDTMVAISFKPYSEETQETIKAKPDEVPLIVITDSQLSPLVQQATVSFVVKEAEVRSFRSLTSSLCIAQALSIGLAYKQEEQQTTKNIIKK is encoded by the coding sequence ATGATGATCACACCGCCAGAGAGCCTGGCAGAACTTGAGTCTGCCATAACTACCAAGCACATTTCGCTGAGTAAACGGCTACAGCAGGTCGCCCAATTTGTGATAGATCACCCAAAAAATATTGCGTTTGGCACTGTGGCTGCTATCGCACAAGAAGCCAATGTTCCTCCCTCTACATTAGTGAGATTCGCTAATGCTTTTGGCTTCCAAGGCTTTAGTGATATGCAACGGCTATTTCGTGCAAAGCTGGTTGAAGACACGCCCAGTTACAACGCACGCATTCGCCTGGCTAAGGAACAACTGAACCAGTCAAGCCCAACGTCACCTATTCAGTTACTTAACGAGTTTGCATCAGCCAATATGATTGCTATGGATCAGCTCAAAGCTGAAGCGGATGCTGACAAACTGGATTTAGCTGTTAATATTCTTGAAAAAGCAAATATCATTCATATTGTTGGCTTCCGTCGTTCTTTTGTGGTGGCCTCCTACTTTGCTTACGCTTTGCGTCATGTTGAAAAAAGCGCATTTTTAGTTGATGGCGTGGGCGGTATGTTTAGAGAACAAGCCAGTGTAATTCAACCTCAAGACACAATGGTCGCTATCAGTTTTAAGCCTTATTCGGAAGAAACTCAAGAAACCATAAAAGCAAAACCAGACGAAGTGCCTTTAATTGTAATTACTGATAGTCAGCTCAGCCCATTGGTACAACAAGCAACAGTGAGCTTTGTAGTAAAAGAAGCAGAGGTACGTTCGTTTCGTTCACTGACTTCATCGTTATGTATTGCACAAGCGCTTTCTATTGGACTGGCATATAAACAAGAAGAACAACAAACAACGAAAAATATAATCAAAAAATAA
- a CDS encoding MFS transporter, which translates to MHPNEEKSQFGLLKRRRFLPFFLTQFFGAFNDNIFKNALVFLVTYNITQFGGEVAAISEDILINAAVGLFILPFFLFSALAGQIADKYEKSQIIRRVKILEIGIMLTAAVAFYLNSLWLLLFILFLMGTQSAFFGPVKYAIIPQHLYEDELVGGNAFVEMGTFLAILFGTIAGGLLASLETASTWISISVIVFAVIGYICSRKIPEAPASAPSLKISLNPITEAWRIIKQAKKSHSVFLSIMAISWFWFLGAAYLTQLPNFTEEVLRGAEGVVTCLLASFSIGIGLGSMSCERLSGHKIEIGIVPIGSIGLTIFGIDLFFATQPSNSAELLSFTEFFQTGSNYRVLIDMALIGFFGGLFIVPLYALIQHRTPEEYRAQVIAANNIINSLFMVVSALSGILFIGVAGLTITQFFLVLALLNAVVALYVYSTVPEFTMRFLIYLLTHTMYRVRSENITKIPDEGPGVIVCNHVSYVDALLLAGVCHRPVRFVMYKPIYDLPVLNFIFRVAKAIPITSRHQNPDVFNAAFERISEALKQGELVCIFPEGKLTKDGEINEFKKGIEKIIERDPVPVVPMALRGLWGSFFSHKGGHALTTLPKRFWSKVSVVIGDSIQPEAVSAEKLQDIVLSLRGEHL; encoded by the coding sequence ATGCACCCTAATGAGGAAAAAAGCCAGTTTGGCTTATTGAAAAGGCGCCGCTTTCTGCCTTTTTTTCTTACTCAGTTTTTTGGCGCATTTAATGACAATATTTTTAAAAATGCATTAGTGTTTTTGGTCACTTATAATATTACTCAGTTTGGTGGCGAGGTAGCTGCCATTTCTGAAGATATTCTGATAAACGCAGCAGTTGGTCTGTTTATTCTACCCTTTTTTTTATTTTCTGCTTTAGCAGGTCAAATTGCCGACAAATATGAAAAATCGCAAATTATTCGGCGAGTTAAAATACTTGAAATAGGCATAATGCTAACTGCTGCTGTTGCCTTTTACCTAAACAGTCTATGGCTACTGTTATTTATTTTATTTTTAATGGGTACTCAATCAGCTTTTTTTGGCCCAGTCAAATATGCCATTATTCCTCAACATTTATATGAAGATGAATTAGTGGGTGGTAATGCCTTTGTTGAAATGGGTACGTTTCTCGCCATTTTATTTGGCACCATTGCTGGAGGTTTATTGGCAAGCTTAGAAACGGCATCCACCTGGATTTCTATCTCAGTGATTGTATTCGCAGTGATCGGTTATATCTGTAGTCGCAAAATTCCTGAAGCTCCTGCCAGCGCCCCTTCCCTTAAAATTAGCTTAAATCCTATTACAGAAGCTTGGCGAATAATCAAGCAAGCTAAAAAATCTCATTCAGTATTTTTATCCATTATGGCTATCAGCTGGTTTTGGTTTTTAGGGGCAGCTTATCTAACCCAGTTGCCAAATTTCACTGAAGAGGTTTTACGAGGTGCCGAAGGAGTCGTAACCTGTTTATTAGCCTCTTTTTCTATTGGCATTGGCTTAGGCTCCATGTCGTGCGAAAGGTTATCAGGCCATAAAATAGAAATTGGTATTGTTCCCATTGGCAGTATTGGCTTGACCATTTTTGGCATTGACCTGTTCTTTGCCACTCAACCTAGTAACTCAGCAGAACTATTAAGTTTTACAGAATTCTTTCAAACCGGCAGCAACTATCGTGTATTAATTGATATGGCACTAATTGGCTTTTTTGGCGGGCTATTTATTGTGCCCTTATATGCCCTTATTCAACACAGAACGCCAGAGGAATATCGTGCCCAAGTTATAGCCGCCAATAATATAATCAACTCGCTGTTTATGGTGGTCAGTGCTCTGAGTGGTATTTTGTTTATTGGAGTTGCAGGTTTAACCATCACGCAATTTTTTCTGGTACTGGCTTTACTGAATGCCGTTGTTGCTCTTTATGTTTATTCAACCGTACCAGAATTTACCATGCGTTTTTTAATTTATCTACTTACTCACACTATGTACCGGGTGCGTAGTGAAAATATCACAAAAATCCCTGATGAAGGTCCAGGCGTAATTGTCTGCAATCATGTCAGTTATGTAGATGCTTTATTACTAGCTGGGGTTTGTCATCGTCCAGTACGGTTTGTAATGTATAAACCTATCTACGATTTACCCGTACTTAATTTTATTTTCCGGGTTGCTAAGGCAATTCCCATTACCTCTCGTCATCAAAATCCTGATGTCTTTAATGCTGCATTTGAACGCATTTCAGAAGCACTTAAACAAGGGGAGCTAGTCTGTATATTCCCTGAAGGGAAACTCACCAAAGATGGGGAAATTAATGAGTTTAAAAAAGGCATTGAAAAGATTATCGAGCGAGACCCAGTGCCAGTAGTCCCTATGGCATTGCGTGGCTTGTGGGGTAGTTTCTTTAGCCACAAAGGGGGTCATGCTTTAACAACCTTGCCCAAGCGTTTCTGGTCCAAGGTATCAGTAGTAATAGGAGACTCAATCCAGCCAGAAGCCGTCTCCGCAGAAAAGCTACAAGACATCGTGCTTTCATTAAGAGGTGAACACCTCTAA
- a CDS encoding TerB family tellurite resistance protein: MHIIIGFLTAVAGLVWALYRLQNSGVDLNSFNPFYWVRRRNWEKRIGTKALHSISNPMEAAAVLVVAMAELNGMVTQELKQKVIALFSSEFKVSEKEAIHLYASSSHLLKDALNVSAEVKHILGPTISLYENRHKSSLLDMLNEVGNFEGGFSQPQEELLKNINRLLSMNKSNSKQW; this comes from the coding sequence ATGCACATTATTATTGGTTTTTTAACTGCTGTTGCGGGTCTTGTTTGGGCATTGTATAGACTCCAGAACTCAGGCGTTGACCTCAATTCATTTAATCCATTCTACTGGGTAAGAAGACGGAATTGGGAAAAGAGGATCGGTACTAAAGCCCTTCATTCAATTAGTAATCCCATGGAAGCAGCTGCAGTACTTGTTGTTGCTATGGCTGAATTGAATGGCATGGTAACGCAGGAACTCAAACAGAAAGTTATTGCGTTGTTTTCTTCAGAGTTTAAGGTTTCAGAAAAAGAGGCTATTCACCTTTATGCTTCTTCATCACATTTGCTTAAAGACGCTTTAAATGTTTCTGCTGAGGTAAAGCATATTCTTGGCCCGACTATTTCATTATATGAAAATCGCCATAAAAGCTCTCTCCTGGATATGTTAAATGAAGTTGGCAATTTTGAAGGAGGTTTTAGTCAGCCTCAAGAAGAACTGCTGAAAAATATTAATCGATTACTCAGCATGAATAAAAGCAACTCAAAACAGTGGTAA
- a CDS encoding DUF4062 domain-containing protein — protein sequence MSTSKRFQVFVSSTYRDLVEERQQVFLALLGLGCIPVGPEFIPGFDNESDDCWPKVRQQIDESDYVVLMLSGRYGTLTQSGISFLHREYTYANTLKKPILCFIRDPRYPLAPTKKERTADGVARFRVFRESLQKHEHLPWDTTDSLIMSLRQYLPQFMEKYQAVGWVRANTLPGMNEQSGNLNFSEQLTELQEVKNALNYPEMLQQNRSVALLKQSVELTYICNIYIQGNCKLITEKASLLWQDIFTAFVSHMQQSASEDRIKQSLAHFLEERFASTIYEQNQEVHAINDFQFTDTSLRMIRLHLRRMGLIRKDTLRSSRSRSVWQLTPIGRKALQDLSMAEAIKS from the coding sequence ATGTCAACGTCTAAACGGTTTCAAGTTTTTGTCAGCTCTACCTATCGTGACTTGGTAGAAGAACGTCAGCAAGTGTTTCTTGCATTGCTTGGGTTAGGTTGTATACCTGTTGGGCCTGAATTTATCCCTGGGTTTGATAACGAAAGCGATGACTGCTGGCCAAAAGTGCGACAGCAAATTGATGAAAGTGATTATGTCGTGTTAATGCTTTCTGGGCGCTATGGCACATTAACGCAAAGTGGAATCAGCTTTTTGCACCGGGAATATACTTACGCTAATACCCTAAAGAAGCCCATACTCTGCTTTATTCGTGACCCTCGGTATCCACTGGCTCCCACTAAAAAAGAGCGTACCGCTGATGGTGTTGCTCGTTTTAGGGTATTTCGTGAATCTTTGCAAAAACACGAACATTTACCATGGGATACTACTGATAGCTTAATCATGTCACTACGTCAGTACTTGCCGCAATTTATGGAGAAGTATCAGGCTGTTGGTTGGGTTAGAGCTAATACACTGCCTGGCATGAATGAGCAGTCTGGTAATCTGAACTTTTCTGAACAGTTGACTGAGCTGCAAGAAGTAAAAAATGCGTTGAATTACCCAGAAATGTTGCAGCAAAACCGCTCAGTGGCCTTATTGAAGCAATCTGTTGAGCTGACTTACATCTGCAATATTTATATTCAAGGCAATTGTAAGCTGATAACAGAGAAAGCATCATTGCTTTGGCAGGATATCTTTACGGCATTTGTTAGCCATATGCAGCAAAGTGCTTCGGAAGATAGGATTAAACAATCGCTAGCGCATTTTTTAGAAGAGCGCTTTGCCAGTACGATTTACGAACAAAATCAGGAAGTGCACGCAATTAATGACTTTCAGTTTACTGATACTTCATTACGAATGATTCGTTTACACTTGCGGCGAATGGGGTTAATTCGAAAGGATACCTTGCGCTCAAGTCGAAGTCGTTCGGTTTGGCAGCTAACACCGATTGGTCGTAAGGCGTTGCAAGACCTTTCAATGGCAGAAGCCATTAAATCCTAA
- a CDS encoding tetratricopeptide repeat protein, whose amino-acid sequence MNQDQLDIIEVEKVFEAGDIEGLKKLLPPLLERNIPEAIRINASFFDSDIPEEECERLFVEGMFRAAKLGDPKARYQVGVFYDLGEYGIKEDKYKASLIFKKLAEEGDPHCMWIYACELIWGNGSFPKSFNEGIQLLMEASERGSANACMTIAGFYDEGQFRFEKNIEKRDKYRALALVYDDTTFDPYAKQIKAPEK is encoded by the coding sequence ATGAATCAGGACCAACTAGATATTATAGAAGTTGAAAAGGTTTTCGAAGCTGGTGATATAGAAGGCCTAAAAAAACTATTACCTCCATTATTAGAGCGCAATATACCTGAAGCTATTCGTATTAATGCATCGTTTTTCGACTCGGACATACCTGAAGAGGAATGTGAGCGCTTGTTTGTTGAAGGTATGTTCAGAGCTGCTAAGTTAGGTGACCCTAAAGCAAGATATCAAGTTGGTGTGTTTTATGACTTAGGTGAGTATGGGATCAAAGAGGATAAGTACAAAGCATCGCTAATATTTAAAAAACTAGCAGAGGAAGGTGATCCACATTGTATGTGGATATATGCTTGTGAGTTAATCTGGGGAAATGGATCGTTTCCAAAATCATTTAATGAGGGTATTCAGTTGCTGATGGAAGCATCAGAGAGGGGATCAGCAAATGCTTGTATGACTATTGCTGGTTTTTATGATGAAGGACAGTTTCGCTTTGAAAAAAATATCGAGAAAAGAGATAAATATAGAGCGTTGGCTTTAGTATATGATGATACAACATTCGACCCCTACGCTAAGCAGATTAAAGCCCCAGAAAAATAG
- a CDS encoding alanine/glycine:cation symporter family protein, with amino-acid sequence MSTTEKVTSLQALEQVLSSYVDAGNGLIWGNLLIWLLLAAGLYFTVFSGFIQIRRFGYSAKALFSSRQSSDGNISSFQAFCTSLAARVGTGNLAGVATAIYAGGPGAIFWMWVIAVLGMATSFIECTLAQVYKTDSGDGTFRGGPAYYIQKGLGQRWLGIVFAISLIIAFGLVFNAVQSNTISAAMQSAFNADGIKNFDYYIGFAIIIIASIVIFGGIRSIARFAEYCVPFMALLYLLVAVAVIFMNIDKLPGVFSTIFEHAFRMESAAGGAAGWMIKEAFMNGLKRGLFSNEAGMGSAPNAAAVASPNPPHPATQGIVSMMGVFMDTIVICTATASIVLLSDQLVPGSGLTSSDLTQAALTEHVGSWGSYFIAFAILLFAFTSIIANYYYGETNLMFIKESKALLLAYRLVVLGMILFGSVAKVSLVWNMADLSMGVMAIINIIAILLLSKIAFSVLKDFDEQIKANKKPVFDRKKFPFLDRTMDPNVWNKKD; translated from the coding sequence ATGAGTACAACTGAAAAAGTGACCAGCCTTCAAGCTTTGGAGCAGGTTCTTAGTAGCTATGTAGATGCCGGTAACGGCCTTATTTGGGGGAACCTCCTGATTTGGCTACTATTAGCTGCCGGACTTTATTTCACAGTTTTTTCAGGCTTTATTCAAATCAGACGGTTTGGCTATTCAGCAAAAGCTCTGTTTAGCAGTCGCCAAAGTAGTGATGGCAACATTTCCTCGTTCCAAGCATTTTGTACCAGTTTAGCCGCTAGAGTGGGTACAGGTAACCTAGCTGGCGTAGCAACGGCTATCTATGCTGGTGGGCCGGGCGCTATTTTCTGGATGTGGGTGATTGCTGTGCTGGGGATGGCTACCAGCTTTATCGAGTGTACCCTCGCACAGGTTTACAAAACTGATAGTGGTGATGGCACCTTCCGAGGCGGCCCTGCATATTACATTCAAAAAGGTTTAGGCCAGCGCTGGTTAGGTATTGTCTTTGCCATTAGCTTAATTATTGCGTTTGGCTTAGTGTTCAATGCCGTCCAGTCAAATACTATTTCTGCCGCTATGCAGTCAGCTTTCAATGCTGATGGTATCAAGAATTTTGATTACTACATTGGCTTCGCGATTATCATTATTGCTTCTATTGTAATCTTTGGTGGCATTCGCTCAATTGCTCGTTTTGCTGAATACTGCGTGCCTTTCATGGCACTGCTCTATTTGCTAGTTGCAGTAGCCGTCATCTTCATGAATATTGACAAACTACCTGGCGTATTTTCCACCATCTTTGAGCATGCCTTTAGAATGGAAAGTGCTGCAGGTGGTGCTGCAGGCTGGATGATCAAAGAAGCCTTTATGAACGGTTTGAAGCGCGGCTTATTCTCTAACGAAGCTGGTATGGGTAGTGCGCCAAACGCTGCTGCTGTAGCTAGTCCAAATCCTCCTCACCCTGCGACTCAAGGTATTGTGTCAATGATGGGGGTATTTATGGATACTATCGTTATTTGTACTGCGACAGCCTCTATCGTTTTACTATCAGACCAACTAGTTCCAGGCAGCGGCTTAACCAGTTCTGACCTTACTCAGGCTGCACTGACAGAACATGTTGGTAGTTGGGGTAGCTATTTCATTGCCTTTGCTATCTTGCTATTCGCATTTACTTCTATCATCGCCAACTATTACTACGGCGAAACTAACTTGATGTTTATCAAGGAGAGTAAAGCGCTGTTGCTAGCTTACCGTTTGGTAGTTTTAGGTATGATTTTGTTTGGCTCAGTAGCAAAAGTTAGCCTGGTCTGGAATATGGCAGACTTATCAATGGGTGTGATGGCCATTATCAACATTATCGCCATTTTACTGTTGTCCAAGATTGCCTTCTCAGTACTGAAAGACTTTGATGAGCAAATTAAAGCTAACAAAAAACCAGTATTTGATCGGAAGAAATTCCCATTCTTGGACCGCACTATGGATCCAAATGTGTGGAATAAAAAAGACTAG
- a CDS encoding TetR/AcrR family transcriptional regulator: MARRHEHTQEQIREMALSAIEQLLSELPAEKLSVRKIASIINYTPGTLYTLFQHQNDMLLQVNGRTLDRLYQQLTSHQAKPNLSPEQATNALAKQYLQFATTEPNHWALVFNHKMPEGELVPEWHQQKINRLFKLVEEQLIQLCPNKSAEDISLTARTLWGSVHGITSLALGDKLFISNTTSAEYMLEQLVHHFLTGLVQTN, encoded by the coding sequence ATGGCTAGACGACACGAACACACCCAAGAGCAAATCCGGGAAATGGCTTTAAGTGCAATAGAGCAGCTGCTTAGTGAGCTGCCAGCAGAGAAGCTTTCGGTACGGAAGATTGCCAGTATTATCAATTACACGCCTGGTACGCTTTACACTCTGTTTCAGCACCAGAATGATATGCTGCTGCAGGTTAATGGCCGTACCCTGGACCGGCTATATCAACAGCTAACCAGTCATCAGGCGAAGCCAAACCTTTCACCTGAACAAGCAACCAATGCACTGGCTAAACAATACTTACAGTTTGCTACTACCGAGCCTAATCACTGGGCTTTAGTTTTTAATCATAAAATGCCTGAAGGTGAGTTGGTACCGGAATGGCACCAACAAAAGATCAATCGGCTATTTAAGCTGGTCGAGGAGCAGTTAATTCAGCTCTGTCCAAATAAGTCAGCAGAGGATATTTCGCTAACTGCTCGTACCCTATGGGGTAGCGTTCATGGCATTACCAGCCTTGCATTAGGCGATAAGTTGTTTATCAGTAATACAACAAGTGCTGAATACATGCTAGAACAATTAGTACATCACTTTTTAACAGGGCTTGTACAAACTAACTAA
- a CDS encoding sugar ABC transporter substrate-binding protein — protein MKKLVIAAVTAISTYCGMLTADTSRVVVVSHGQPQDPFWSVVKNGVDEAAKEAQVKVEYRAPDTFDMVKMAQIIDAAIATKPNGLVVSIPDKDALSDSIKKAVNNGIPVISMNSGADAYKQLGVKLHVGQSEYLAGKGAGERMRQAGVKNGLCINHEQGNAGLDQRCDGFVEGMKGKAAILAVSTDPTEIRNALLAYLNKNRNIDGILTLGPIGADPTIAAIEQAGAAGKVKIGSFDLSPAILKAIKKGSMDFAIDQQQYLQGYLPVIFLAQYSKYGVLPNGEVQTGPGFVTKENANQVVELSKKGIR, from the coding sequence ATGAAAAAACTAGTTATTGCTGCAGTAACGGCTATAAGCACCTATTGTGGAATGTTAACAGCTGACACTTCCCGTGTAGTTGTTGTTAGCCATGGCCAACCCCAAGACCCTTTTTGGTCGGTGGTGAAAAATGGAGTGGATGAAGCGGCGAAAGAAGCACAAGTCAAAGTTGAATACCGAGCCCCCGACACATTTGATATGGTAAAAATGGCGCAAATTATAGATGCTGCCATTGCTACTAAACCGAATGGGTTAGTGGTGTCTATTCCAGATAAAGACGCTTTATCTGACTCAATAAAAAAAGCCGTCAATAATGGTATACCTGTTATTTCAATGAATTCTGGTGCTGATGCCTATAAACAGCTAGGCGTTAAACTTCATGTGGGGCAAAGTGAATATCTAGCTGGTAAAGGGGCTGGCGAAAGAATGCGCCAGGCAGGTGTGAAAAACGGTTTGTGCATTAATCATGAGCAGGGTAATGCAGGCTTGGACCAGCGATGTGATGGTTTTGTTGAGGGAATGAAAGGCAAAGCGGCGATTTTGGCGGTTAGCACTGACCCTACCGAAATACGAAATGCACTATTAGCTTATTTAAATAAAAATAGAAATATAGATGGCATTTTGACTTTAGGTCCTATCGGTGCAGATCCAACAATTGCAGCGATTGAACAAGCAGGCGCTGCAGGAAAAGTTAAAATAGGTTCTTTTGATTTATCCCCCGCAATTTTAAAAGCCATTAAAAAAGGTAGCATGGATTTTGCCATTGATCAGCAGCAATATTTACAGGGATATTTGCCAGTTATTTTCCTTGCTCAGTATTCAAAATATGGCGTATTACCTAATGGTGAGGTGCAAACAGGACCTGGTTTTGTTACTAAAGAAAATGCCAATCAGGTTGTAGAGTTAAGTAAAAAAGGTATTCGATAG
- a CDS encoding PilZ domain-containing protein: MEERRRFFRIDDKVGLRFKVVTEQEWQHFKENGVAPIPDSQGVACPGLEQKISKAIEKLKAISVEAAEVAWLLNAKMNGLVELIVEDATLSDLIKSMDVNISACGMAFHVIQPLQSNQLLYLEITLKQQDEPIVALAKVISCSESEEDTEIPERYLVRIDFHDIDHDTQELLIQYVVKQQGYLLKQKKHLK; the protein is encoded by the coding sequence ATGGAAGAGCGCCGCCGTTTTTTTCGAATTGATGACAAAGTGGGCCTTCGCTTTAAGGTTGTTACTGAACAAGAGTGGCAACACTTTAAAGAAAATGGCGTAGCGCCGATACCCGACTCTCAAGGAGTAGCATGTCCTGGACTAGAGCAAAAAATTTCAAAGGCTATTGAGAAGCTAAAAGCTATTTCAGTAGAAGCGGCTGAGGTAGCCTGGTTATTAAATGCCAAAATGAATGGTTTAGTAGAGTTAATCGTTGAAGATGCTACATTGTCTGACTTGATTAAATCTATGGATGTGAATATCAGCGCTTGTGGTATGGCTTTCCATGTTATACAGCCATTGCAGAGTAATCAGCTGTTGTACTTGGAAATTACATTAAAGCAGCAGGATGAACCCATAGTGGCTCTAGCGAAAGTGATTAGCTGCAGCGAAAGTGAAGAAGATACAGAAATACCTGAGCGTTATTTGGTGCGCATTGATTTTCATGATATTGACCATGATACCCAGGAGTTGTTAATTCAGTATGTGGTCAAACAGCAAGGGTATCTGTTAAAGCAGAAAAAACACCTTAAGTGA